The bacterium genome contains a region encoding:
- a CDS encoding EVE domain-containing protein, with translation MARRHWLMKSEPSVFSFDALMKRPQKTDPWEGVRNYQARNFMREMKKGDRVLFYHSSCLPPHIAGIAEVAREAYPDPTALDKKSKYFDPKSTKENPRWFMVDVRGIEKIQRPVPLADLKANKKLAGMRITQRGQRLSVQPVTEAEFGEVLKMGSGK, from the coding sequence ATGGCCCGCCGCCACTGGCTCATGAAGAGCGAGCCCTCGGTCTTTTCGTTCGATGCCCTCATGAAGCGGCCCCAAAAGACCGACCCCTGGGAGGGGGTGCGCAACTACCAGGCGCGCAACTTCATGCGGGAGATGAAAAAGGGCGACCGCGTGCTCTTCTACCACTCGAGCTGCCTCCCGCCCCACATCGCCGGCATCGCCGAGGTGGCCAGAGAGGCCTACCCCGACCCCACCGCCCTCGACAAAAAATCGAAATACTTCGACCCCAAATCCACGAAGGAAAACCCCCGCTGGTTCATGGTGGACGTGCGGGGCATCGAAAAGATCCAGCGCCCCGTCCCCCTCGCCGATCTGAAGGCGAACAAGAAGCTCGCCGGCATGAGAATCACCCAGCGGGGCCAGCGCCTCTCCGTCCAACCGGTCACCGAGGCCGAATTCGGCGAAGTCCTGAAGATGGGAAGCGGAAAATAA
- a CDS encoding 2-dehydropantoate 2-reductase, translating into MRFGIMAAGGVGGYFGGLLHRAGKDVRFIARGEHLAAIRKNGLRVDCVEPGNFTAKDVFVADSPAEAGPCDVVFFCTKTTSNEEAIPAIAPMIGDDTVIISLQNGVDNEDLLAARYGAGRVMGGATYVFTHIAGPGRIEQIGGPRRLVFGEMMTVSSPIIGASARGKAILKELKEAEINAELSEDILRELWTKFIFITGVGAMTAVTTSPLGELMAWQGTRRMLREVMREVYEVGRARGVNLPEGADADRFAFIGEQNPASKASLCHDREAGRRMEIDTFCGAVSRIGGALGVPTPLNDMLYDILKLADLQNAGEIGREK; encoded by the coding sequence CCCGCGGCGAGCACCTTGCGGCGATCCGGAAAAACGGCCTGCGGGTGGACTGCGTCGAGCCGGGAAACTTCACGGCGAAAGATGTCTTCGTTGCGGATTCCCCCGCCGAGGCCGGCCCCTGCGATGTCGTCTTCTTCTGCACCAAGACCACCTCGAACGAAGAAGCCATCCCCGCCATCGCGCCGATGATCGGCGATGACACCGTCATCATCTCGCTGCAGAACGGGGTGGACAACGAAGACCTGCTCGCCGCCCGCTACGGCGCGGGGCGCGTCATGGGGGGCGCCACCTATGTCTTCACCCACATCGCGGGCCCCGGCCGCATCGAGCAGATCGGGGGGCCGCGCCGCCTCGTCTTCGGCGAGATGATGACGGTGTCATCGCCGATCATCGGCGCGAGCGCCCGCGGCAAGGCCATTCTCAAGGAACTGAAGGAGGCCGAAATCAACGCCGAACTCTCGGAGGACATCCTCCGCGAGCTCTGGACGAAGTTCATCTTCATCACCGGCGTCGGCGCCATGACCGCCGTCACCACCTCCCCCCTCGGGGAGCTGATGGCCTGGCAGGGCACGCGGCGCATGTTGCGCGAGGTGATGCGCGAGGTCTACGAGGTGGGAAGGGCGCGGGGGGTGAATCTGCCCGAGGGGGCGGACGCGGATCGCTTCGCGTTCATCGGCGAGCAGAACCCCGCGAGCAAGGCGAGCCTCTGCCACGACCGCGAAGCCGGAAGGCGGATGGAGATCGACACCTTCTGCGGCGCGGTCTCGCGCATCGGCGGCGCCCTCGGCGTTCCGACCCCGCTGAACGACATGCTCTACGACATCCTCAAGCTCGCCGACCTGCAGAACGCGGGCGAGATCGGGCGGGAGAAATAG